The region GTATATGTATTTCGTAAAATCGGAAGCAATGCATACACAATTAACGCGATGACGGCGGGAACTTTCCCTATGCCAAAAAGAGGGATCAGCATGCCTAAAAGGGCTAAGGACGGAATGGTTTGCAATACAGCTGTAATTCCGATAATCCCTTCCGCTGCTTTTTCTTTTTTTGTTAAGTAAATGCCTAAGGGAACGGCAATCAAGCCAGCGATTAGCAACGCAATAAACGAAAGCTGAATATGCTCCATCAAGGCACTAAGAAGCTGGCCTTTTCTTTCATGGAAAACATCTGCAAAATTACTCATTTGGCATATCCCTTTTCTGTAGTTGAACAGATAAATAGTTGATTACTGTTTGCCGATTGACGATGCCGATTTGCCGTCCATTTTTCTGTACTGCAAGCTGTTCCTGTTCTGACAGCTTCTCCAATAGCTCTTGCAATGGAATGGAAATCGGCACATCGCTCAATGAACCATAAATTCCCTCTTCACTTATCGGCTGCAAGACTTCTTCCACATGAAAGTCTCCATCCCATGCCAATTTGTCTCCAAGAAATTCTTTTACAAATTCATTAGCGGGATTTTTGGTAAGTTCGTCAGGTGTTCCAATTTGGACAATTTTCCCGTCTTTCATGACGCAAATCCGGTCAGCTAATTTCAAAGCCTCCTGCATATCATGCGTAACAAAGACAGTTGTCTTCTTTAAATTCTTCTTAAGTCTTAACAGATCATCTTGAAGCTTCTCACGGCTTATTGGATCCAACGCGCTAAACGGCTCATCCATTAATATCATTTCAGGATCGGCTGCCAGGGCCCGAATGACTCCTACCCGTTGCTGCTGCCCGCCAGATAATTCTTTCGGTTTCCTTACCGCATACGTTTCAGGGTCTAGCCCGACCATTTCCAATAGTTCATGAACCCTTTGCTTCATTTTTTCCCTGTTCCAGTTTTTCATTTCGGGAACAACGGTGATATTCTCCTCAATCGTCATATGTGGAAAAAGGGCAATCTGCTGAAGAACATAGCCAATATTCCAGCGCAGTTCATGGATGTTGTATTCACTAATCTTTTTTCCATTAATAAAAATTGTTCCATCCGATAAAGGTATTAACCGGTTGATCATTTTTAGCGTCGTCGTTTTCCCGCAGCCACTCGGTCCAATCAAAACAAAAAATTCACCCTGTCTGATCTCAAAATTCAACGAATCGACAGCGACCGTGCCATCGGGATATTCTTTTGAAACATTATCAAATGTAATCATAAATGGTTGCCCCTTTATGTTCTTCGCAAAAATGGAAGTATGTATCGAAATATGAATAACAAAAAAATTCCTTGTCTAAATATAGCTAATGCCATTCCTTTCCATTTTTGAAAAGTTTTTACTTGTGGTTATTGAATATTATGCTTTTTGAAGTTGCCTCCCTTTACCTCTGATACATCGTATATCGGCTACAAAGGCCTTTGGATCAATTTCTTGAATAATTTCTTTCATTTTGCTTTCTTCAAAAACGGGT is a window of Pueribacillus theae DNA encoding:
- a CDS encoding ABC transporter ATP-binding protein, yielding MITFDNVSKEYPDGTVAVDSLNFEIRQGEFFVLIGPSGCGKTTTLKMINRLIPLSDGTIFINGKKISEYNIHELRWNIGYVLQQIALFPHMTIEENITVVPEMKNWNREKMKQRVHELLEMVGLDPETYAVRKPKELSGGQQQRVGVIRALAADPEMILMDEPFSALDPISREKLQDDLLRLKKNLKKTTVFVTHDMQEALKLADRICVMKDGKIVQIGTPDELTKNPANEFVKEFLGDKLAWDGDFHVEEVLQPISEEGIYGSLSDVPISIPLQELLEKLSEQEQLAVQKNGRQIGIVNRQTVINYLSVQLQKRDMPNE